The segment GCTTCACGCTCCCGATCAAGGTCTCTAGCTTCCTACAGTCTATCCTCCCGAACTTTGCCAATGAGGAGGCACTCGTTGTCTTCAACAATAAGCAGGTAGAGGTGCGCTTCGGCACTTATAATGTGGTCTCGCAGGTGAGTGTGCTGGACTTCCCCAACTACAACGGGTTACTCCCCGACGCGATGACCTATATGATCGAGATCGACGGTCAAGTCTTGCAGCGAGCCACGACTCGTGTCAACTATCTGAGCAATATTGTGGGGCTAGGTGCCGACTCAAGCTTGCTCTGTATCACCTTCGAGGAGCATGCGATGGTGATGAAGGGAGGCTTCTACGCACAGGGCGCTAATACGCCTGGAGTCGATGTCGAGGAGCGTATCCCCGTGGACTATCCCGAGCAAATGGAGGGGATGCAGATCACCTTCAAGACGAACACCTTCATCAAGTTCCTCAAGGCGTTCAATGCGGAGAGCTTGCAGCTACACATTACCAATGCTACGCAGCCGATCATGATCACACCGACCAAGGTGGCTGACCAAACAGACCTGAGAGGTATCACAGCTCCCGTACGTATCTAAGAACACCGAATCGATAAGTTATGACGCTACAATTGGATCGTCCGCTAGTGGTCTTTGACATAGAGGCTACGGGACTGGATATTACGAATGACCGTATCATCGAGCTAACGATACTCAAGCTGATGCCTGATGGGGAGCGGATCGTACGGACACGACGCTTCAACCCAGAGATGCCTATCCCAGCCGAGAGCACAGCGATACATGGTATCACGGATGAAGATGTGCGTGACTGTCCTCCCTTTAGAGCTTGTGCTAAGAGCTTAGCGGAGCTGATCGATGGGTGCGACCTGGCGGGCTACAACTCGCAGCGCTTTGACCTGCCGATGCTGGGGGAGGAGTTCCTCCGTGCTGGTGTGGAGGTGGATTTGCTCTCTAGGCAGCACATAGACGTGCAGACGATCTTTCACAAGATGGAGCCACGGACGCTTGAGGGGGCTGTGCGCTTCTACTGTCATCGTGAGCATATCGGAGCGCATGGTGCCGAGGCGGACACGATCGCTACGCTCGATGTGCTACTGGCTCAGCTGGATAAGTATGGCGATGCACTGCCACATAGTGTCAAGGAGCTGTCTGATCTGACCACTTATCATCGCAATGTAGACCTCGCTGGGCGCATTGTGCTAGACGATAACGATGTGCCAGTCTTTAACTTTGGCAAGCACAAGGGGCGCTCTGTCGAGACAGTCTTGCGAGAAGAGCCTGGCTACCTCAGTTGGCTACTGCAAGCGGACTTCTCACGAGACACGAAGCGTCAGTTCCTCCTGATCAAGGAGCAGATGAAGCCTTAGAGCCGTCACGCCACACGATAGATAGCCATGCGCTTACAGAACAAGCATATAGTCGTAGGGATCACCGGCGGGATAGCTGCCTACAAGAGTGCCTCGCTCGTACGCCTGCTGATCAAGGAGGGTGCCGAAGTGCAGGTGGTTATGACGCCCGCGGCAAAGGAGTTCATCACGCCACTGACGCTTGCCACGCTCTCGCAGCATGCGGTGGTCTCAGACT is part of the Porphyromonas asaccharolytica DSM 20707 genome and harbors:
- a CDS encoding 3'-5' exonuclease gives rise to the protein MTLQLDRPLVVFDIEATGLDITNDRIIELTILKLMPDGERIVRTRRFNPEMPIPAESTAIHGITDEDVRDCPPFRACAKSLAELIDGCDLAGYNSQRFDLPMLGEEFLRAGVEVDLLSRQHIDVQTIFHKMEPRTLEGAVRFYCHREHIGAHGAEADTIATLDVLLAQLDKYGDALPHSVKELSDLTTYHRNVDLAGRIVLDDNDVPVFNFGKHKGRSVETVLREEPGYLSWLLQADFSRDTKRQFLLIKEQMKP